One Bacillus sp. FJAT-52991 genomic region harbors:
- a CDS encoding sigma 54-interacting transcriptional regulator codes for MEDQTNDDDIDVSGIKEPYVFITEQNKLISYVHLKSNRLAHKGRIKFQTLMNESVSIDKIYQVNKTISLPVIFQVIGELLTIILNDQGEPIGYLKREELLAELFKQEDQSVNLIQTLLTSIPMGMFVVDREKNIINCNDAGLKMIKSTSEKVMNQSAQSIFHAAHIESVFATGKTVLNQVQLTDEMGVLLDYCPILNQDHEIEGMLIVVQDIPKIEEMAMEIEDIKNLNTDLNAILSTIYDEILVVNHKGELIRYSENIIPDFWGTDLQELLGKNLSQLEEQGLFSPSVTRLVLERKKKVSIVQEAKNGRKVLAVGNPVFNEKGEIDRIIVASRDITETTRLKSELKEIKKISEQYKKELDSFKNQDRTLKKLMYRSPKMEKIVMQVKKIAEFSSTVLITGESGSGKEVIAQAIHQLGRRSHKPFLKLNCGAIPENLLESELFGYSKGAFTGADKEGKDGYFKMADQGVLFLDEIGEMPLHLQVKLLRVLQEQEVIPVGSTVAEKVDVQIIAATNKKLEKMVEQGTFREDLFYRLNVIPVHIPPLRERTEDISVLAFHFLQQLNDKYDKNFHLTPDAVNVLEFYSWPGNVRELQNIIERLVVSSDESTIDAEFVSQFLSLGYDFKKSKPIITRVIPLQEALDDVEEQLITLAMKQYKTTTKAAKALGVSQSSVSRKYQKIMEKKNPLYMN; via the coding sequence ATGGAAGATCAGACAAACGACGATGATATTGATGTCAGTGGAATAAAAGAACCATATGTGTTTATCACGGAGCAAAATAAATTAATTAGTTATGTTCATCTAAAAAGTAATCGCTTAGCTCATAAAGGTCGAATAAAATTTCAGACGCTAATGAATGAGTCTGTTTCGATTGATAAAATATATCAGGTAAATAAAACGATTTCTTTACCCGTCATTTTTCAAGTGATAGGTGAGCTACTGACAATTATTCTTAATGACCAAGGGGAACCGATCGGGTATTTAAAACGTGAGGAACTATTAGCAGAATTGTTCAAGCAAGAAGATCAAAGTGTGAATTTAATTCAAACTTTGTTGACGTCCATTCCAATGGGGATGTTTGTTGTAGATCGGGAGAAGAACATTATTAACTGTAATGATGCGGGATTGAAAATGATTAAGTCCACTTCTGAAAAAGTAATGAATCAATCAGCTCAATCTATTTTTCATGCGGCGCATATTGAAAGTGTGTTCGCGACAGGAAAAACGGTTTTGAACCAAGTCCAATTGACAGACGAAATGGGTGTATTATTAGATTATTGTCCCATCTTGAATCAAGATCACGAGATAGAGGGGATGTTGATCGTCGTTCAAGATATTCCTAAAATTGAAGAAATGGCGATGGAAATAGAAGATATTAAAAATTTAAATACTGATTTAAACGCTATTTTATCAACGATTTACGATGAAATATTAGTAGTGAATCATAAAGGAGAACTCATTCGTTACAGTGAAAACATCATCCCTGATTTTTGGGGCACTGATTTACAAGAACTACTTGGGAAGAATCTTTCCCAGTTAGAAGAACAAGGATTATTTAGTCCGTCTGTCACAAGGCTAGTGCTAGAACGAAAGAAAAAAGTATCGATTGTCCAAGAGGCGAAAAATGGAAGAAAGGTTCTCGCTGTAGGAAATCCGGTCTTTAATGAAAAGGGAGAAATCGACCGTATTATTGTTGCCTCAAGGGACATTACTGAAACAACAAGATTAAAAAGTGAACTGAAGGAAATAAAGAAAATCTCTGAGCAGTATAAAAAAGAGTTAGATAGTTTTAAAAACCAAGATCGTACGCTGAAAAAGCTAATGTACCGCAGTCCAAAAATGGAAAAGATCGTGATGCAAGTAAAGAAAATTGCTGAATTCTCCTCGACCGTCTTAATTACCGGAGAATCGGGTTCAGGAAAAGAAGTCATTGCTCAGGCAATTCATCAGCTCGGCAGAAGGTCACATAAACCATTTTTGAAATTAAATTGTGGAGCTATTCCAGAGAATTTGTTAGAAAGTGAACTTTTCGGCTACTCGAAAGGAGCTTTCACAGGTGCGGATAAAGAAGGAAAAGATGGCTATTTTAAAATGGCGGATCAAGGAGTATTGTTTCTCGATGAGATCGGTGAGATGCCGTTGCATTTGCAAGTGAAATTATTGAGGGTGCTTCAAGAACAAGAAGTCATCCCTGTCGGAAGTACAGTTGCAGAAAAAGTAGACGTTCAAATTATTGCGGCGACGAATAAAAAACTTGAAAAAATGGTTGAGCAAGGAACCTTTAGAGAGGATTTATTCTATCGGCTCAATGTGATCCCGGTCCATATTCCTCCATTAAGAGAGCGAACGGAGGATATTTCGGTATTAGCTTTTCATTTTCTCCAGCAATTGAATGATAAATACGATAAAAACTTTCATTTAACGCCCGATGCCGTCAATGTATTAGAATTTTATTCTTGGCCGGGTAACGTACGTGAATTACAAAATATCATTGAAAGACTTGTTGTTTCCTCTGACGAATCGACGATCGATGCTGAATTTGTTAGCCAATTTTTGTCGCTTGGTTATGATTTTAAGAAATCGAAGCCGATCATTACAAGAGTGATTCCATTGCAGGAAGCGCTAGATGATGTAGAAGAGCAATTAATTACGCTAGCCATGAAACAATATAAAACAACAACGAAAGCAGCGAAAGCTCTAGGTGTGAGTCAGTCATCTGTCAGTCGAAAGTATCAAAAAATTATGGAGAAAAAAAACCCTCTCTATATGAATTAG
- a CDS encoding aldehyde dehydrogenase family protein — MLDTQKQATTKGEKTLDLKMHINGEWKDGSDNKTREVINPATGEVIAHAAEGTVEDARQAIAVAKATFESGVWSDLPTVERAAYLYKIADKIDEKAEELAQLETMNNGKPLREAGFDMGDAAACFRYYAGMITQPDGQTYHVADPMQAMVVREPVGVCGLIVPWNFPLLMSVWKIAPALAAGNTVVFKPSEVTPVTPTKLIEIIEEAGVPKGVINMVHGAGPVVGNEIAAHKDVDMVSFTGGTKTGKHIMKTAADTMKKISLELGGKSPNIIFADADFEVAVDYALFGIYCGAGQVCSAGSRILVEESIYDKFVERFVERAKQIQVGSGLDEETEMGPLVSKQHMEKVLGYIEIGKEEGARLVCGGERLTENGLENGYFVAPTVFADTTQDMRIVQEEIFGPVVAIQKFSNEEEAIRLANGTDYGLAGAVFTIDGAKAMRVIKKLRAGITWINSYHPTYNEAPWGGYKQSGVGRSLGTFGLEEFQEIKQININMQVEETGWFKN, encoded by the coding sequence ATGTTAGATACACAAAAGCAAGCAACTACTAAAGGTGAAAAAACTCTTGATTTGAAAATGCATATCAATGGTGAGTGGAAAGATGGAAGCGATAACAAAACACGTGAAGTCATCAATCCAGCGACTGGTGAAGTAATTGCTCACGCAGCAGAAGGAACAGTAGAAGATGCTAGACAAGCAATCGCTGTTGCTAAGGCAACTTTTGAAAGCGGTGTCTGGTCAGACCTTCCAACTGTAGAGCGTGCAGCTTATTTATATAAAATTGCAGATAAAATTGATGAAAAAGCGGAAGAGCTTGCTCAGCTTGAAACGATGAATAACGGAAAGCCTTTACGCGAAGCTGGATTTGACATGGGCGATGCGGCAGCTTGCTTTAGATATTATGCAGGTATGATTACACAGCCTGACGGTCAAACATACCATGTAGCAGATCCAATGCAAGCAATGGTTGTTAGAGAGCCTGTTGGTGTTTGTGGATTAATCGTTCCTTGGAACTTCCCTCTTTTAATGAGTGTATGGAAAATTGCTCCGGCTCTAGCAGCAGGTAACACGGTTGTCTTTAAACCATCTGAAGTAACGCCAGTAACACCAACAAAATTAATAGAAATTATCGAAGAAGCAGGAGTACCAAAAGGTGTTATTAATATGGTTCATGGAGCAGGACCTGTCGTAGGTAATGAAATTGCTGCTCATAAAGACGTTGACATGGTGTCGTTTACTGGCGGAACAAAAACTGGTAAGCACATTATGAAAACGGCAGCAGATACAATGAAGAAAATTTCACTAGAGCTTGGCGGTAAATCACCGAATATCATCTTTGCTGATGCTGACTTTGAAGTAGCCGTTGACTATGCATTATTTGGTATTTATTGTGGCGCCGGTCAAGTGTGTTCAGCTGGTTCTAGAATTTTAGTTGAAGAAAGCATTTATGATAAGTTTGTTGAACGTTTTGTTGAACGCGCGAAGCAAATTCAGGTAGGATCAGGTCTAGATGAAGAAACAGAAATGGGTCCATTAGTGAGTAAACAACATATGGAAAAAGTATTGGGTTATATCGAGATTGGAAAAGAAGAAGGAGCTCGCTTAGTTTGCGGTGGAGAGCGCTTAACTGAAAATGGACTTGAAAATGGCTATTTTGTGGCTCCAACTGTTTTCGCAGATACAACACAAGATATGAGAATCGTTCAAGAAGAAATTTTTGGCCCGGTAGTAGCGATCCAAAAATTCAGCAATGAAGAAGAGGCGATCCGTTTAGCGAATGGTACAGATTACGGTTTAGCTGGAGCGGTCTTTACAATCGATGGAGCGAAAGCAATGCGTGTGATTAAAAAGCTTCGCGCAGGGATCACATGGATCAACTCTTATCACCCAACATATAACGAAGCGCCATGGGGTGGCTATAAACAAAGTGGTGTAGGTCGAAGCTTAGGAACGTTCGGTTTAGAAGAATTTCAAGAAATCAAACAAATCAATATCAATATGCAAGTAGAAGAAACAGGCTGGTTTAAAAACTAA
- a CDS encoding putrescine aminotransferase, protein MTTELKNTVNNEQQVSEYINKVLSMIEKEEVTQEEAQWVIKETVDGFRDHVNPGFLAYRKTVTEGGQFAAVEWSDGGSCFKDINGKTYIDCLGGFGIYNVGHRNPKVVKAVTDQLNRQALHSQDLLDPLRAMLAKILADITPGDLKYAFFTNSGTESVEAALKIAKMSSDRTTFIATTKAFHGKSLGSLSGTAKGVFRKPFLPLIPGFRHVPFGDIDMMRKTFESCAFVGEDVAGVILEPIQGEGGIIIPPANYLKEVRALCDEYGAVLIFDEVQTGMGRTGKMFAADLFEVEPDILCLAKAFGGGVMPAGAVVANEKVFQNLFDNPFMHTTTFGGNPLACAAAIATIGVLLEENLPERAAEVGEYFLKGLKEAAQGHEDKVLEIRGQGLMIGIEFHQDEIGYEVSKGMFDKGILVAGTLVNSKTIRIEPPLTISYEEVDTVIQSFKEVLATM, encoded by the coding sequence ATGACAACTGAACTGAAAAATACTGTAAATAACGAGCAACAAGTCTCTGAGTATATTAATAAAGTTTTATCAATGATTGAAAAAGAAGAAGTTACACAAGAGGAAGCACAATGGGTAATAAAAGAAACGGTCGATGGTTTCCGTGATCACGTAAATCCAGGCTTCCTAGCTTATCGTAAAACCGTTACTGAAGGCGGTCAATTCGCTGCAGTTGAATGGTCTGATGGCGGATCTTGCTTTAAAGATATTAATGGAAAAACATATATTGACTGTTTAGGCGGATTCGGTATTTACAACGTTGGACACCGTAATCCTAAAGTCGTAAAAGCGGTAACAGATCAGTTAAATCGTCAAGCTCTTCATAGCCAAGACTTATTAGATCCACTGCGTGCAATGTTAGCAAAAATTTTAGCTGACATTACACCAGGCGATTTAAAATATGCGTTCTTTACAAACAGTGGAACTGAGAGTGTGGAAGCTGCTTTGAAGATTGCAAAAATGTCTAGCGATCGCACAACATTTATTGCAACAACTAAAGCTTTCCATGGTAAAAGCTTAGGTTCTTTATCTGGTACAGCTAAAGGTGTATTCCGTAAGCCGTTTCTGCCATTGATCCCAGGCTTCCGTCATGTACCATTTGGCGATATCGATATGATGAGAAAAACATTTGAATCTTGTGCATTTGTTGGTGAAGATGTAGCGGGAGTTATTTTAGAGCCAATTCAAGGGGAAGGTGGAATCATCATTCCACCAGCTAACTACTTGAAAGAAGTAAGAGCACTTTGTGATGAGTATGGCGCTGTCCTCATTTTTGATGAAGTACAAACAGGAATGGGACGTACAGGAAAAATGTTCGCAGCTGATCTATTCGAGGTAGAGCCGGATATCCTTTGTTTAGCAAAAGCATTCGGTGGCGGGGTAATGCCAGCTGGTGCCGTTGTAGCTAACGAAAAAGTATTCCAAAACCTATTCGACAATCCGTTCATGCACACAACGACTTTCGGCGGAAACCCGCTAGCTTGTGCGGCAGCAATTGCGACAATTGGTGTATTGCTTGAAGAAAACCTTCCAGAAAGAGCGGCTGAAGTTGGGGAATATTTCTTAAAAGGCTTAAAAGAAGCTGCACAAGGTCACGAAGACAAAGTCCTTGAAATCCGCGGCCAAGGCTTAATGATCGGAATTGAGTTCCACCAAGACGAAATCGGCTACGAAGTATCAAAAGGCATGTTTGATAAAGGCATCCTCGTTGCTGGAACACTAGTTAACTCGAAAACAATCCGTATCGAGCCACCATTGACAATTAGCTATGAAGAAGTAGACACAGTGATTCAATCATTTAAAGAAGTACTGGCAACAATGTAA
- a CDS encoding multidrug efflux SMR transporter, translating to MSWGFLILSGIEEVIATVAMKYVDGTKKKWPIVVMVVGFFFSFYCLSKAMTELPAGVAYAVWTAVGTTGITLVSLFWFKEKLNKIQVFSLIFILIGVAGLRFTA from the coding sequence ATGAGTTGGGGCTTTTTAATATTATCCGGAATCGAAGAAGTCATTGCGACCGTTGCTATGAAATACGTGGATGGTACAAAGAAAAAATGGCCGATTGTTGTGATGGTTGTTGGATTTTTCTTCTCGTTCTACTGCCTATCCAAAGCCATGACCGAACTACCAGCAGGCGTCGCCTATGCCGTGTGGACGGCAGTCGGCACCACCGGAATCACCCTCGTCAGTCTGTTTTGGTTTAAAGAAAAATTAAACAAAATCCAAGTATTTTCATTAATCTTTATTTTAATAGGAGTCGCTGGGTTACGATTTACAGCTTAA
- a CDS encoding multidrug efflux SMR transporter, with translation MNWLIVFAAGILEVVWASGLKYADSTLDWIIVGTLIAISFIMLIYSYKTLPLAAAYTVFVGIGTVGTYFVGIYLGEPFSITQLIFLSLLLLGVIGMKMGTGPKEEQTGGESV, from the coding sequence TTGAATTGGTTAATTGTTTTTGCTGCAGGTATTTTGGAAGTTGTTTGGGCTTCAGGTCTCAAGTATGCAGATTCTACACTGGATTGGATCATTGTGGGTACGCTCATTGCCATTAGCTTTATTATGCTGATCTATTCATACAAAACGCTTCCACTCGCAGCAGCCTACACCGTTTTCGTTGGAATCGGAACGGTCGGCACGTATTTTGTGGGTATTTACTTAGGAGAACCCTTCTCCATCACACAACTAATCTTTTTATCGCTGCTACTACTAGGAGTGATTGGAATGAAAATGGGTACTGGACCAAAAGAAGAACAAACAGGAGGAGAATCCGTATGA
- a CDS encoding TetR family transcriptional regulator, giving the protein MTEVKDGKYNKILQAAISTISQKGLDKTSISDIVKMAGVAQGTFYLYFPSKKALIPAIAENLLTVTLHEIKTGTENIQNFWEIIRIMIDETFKLTKTHKEVIVLCYSGLAIDHSMEKWETIYQPYYYWLETILEKAITNQEIVRGINVNWTAKMIIGLMESGAERFYFSEDESKLEAFKEETFSFLKRSLASR; this is encoded by the coding sequence ATGACAGAAGTGAAAGATGGTAAATACAATAAAATCCTTCAGGCTGCTATTAGTACCATTTCTCAAAAAGGACTTGATAAAACTTCAATTTCCGATATCGTAAAAATGGCGGGCGTAGCCCAAGGTACATTCTATTTATATTTTCCGTCCAAAAAAGCATTAATACCTGCCATTGCAGAAAATCTATTAACGGTGACTTTGCATGAAATTAAAACAGGAACGGAAAACATACAAAACTTTTGGGAAATTATCCGCATTATGATCGATGAAACCTTTAAGCTAACAAAGACACATAAAGAGGTGATCGTTCTTTGTTACTCTGGCTTAGCTATCGATCATTCAATGGAAAAATGGGAAACGATTTATCAGCCTTATTATTACTGGCTTGAAACGATTTTAGAAAAAGCAATAACAAATCAGGAGATCGTTAGAGGAATCAATGTGAACTGGACAGCCAAAATGATTATTGGTCTAATGGAAAGTGGTGCTGAAAGGTTTTATTTCTCTGAAGATGAAAGCAAATTAGAGGCTTTTAAAGAGGAAACCTTCTCTTTCTTAAAACGTTCGTTAGCTAGTCGTTAA
- a CDS encoding XRE family transcriptional regulator, whose translation MDIGKKIKNLRLKKGLTQEELGERTDLSKGYISQLERDLSSPSIETFFHILEVLGCSPKEFFDEQAREQKVVYNEEDQTDYYDEEKGYNIQWLVPESNEKEMEPVKLVLQKGGAFKEFEPSLAETFGYVLKGSVVIQLGKRTYFAKAGEAIYFHASETHQIINDSDGPSELILTVTESYL comes from the coding sequence ATGGATATTGGGAAAAAAATAAAAAATTTACGCTTAAAGAAGGGGTTAACGCAAGAGGAGCTTGGGGAACGGACGGATTTAAGCAAAGGGTATATTTCTCAGCTTGAGCGGGATTTAAGCTCTCCGTCCATTGAAACATTCTTTCATATTCTTGAAGTACTTGGCTGTTCACCGAAGGAGTTTTTTGATGAGCAAGCGAGAGAACAAAAAGTGGTGTATAACGAAGAGGATCAAACAGACTATTATGATGAAGAAAAGGGATACAACATTCAGTGGCTAGTACCTGAATCGAATGAGAAAGAAATGGAGCCTGTGAAATTAGTATTGCAAAAAGGTGGGGCATTTAAGGAGTTTGAGCCGTCTTTAGCAGAAACATTTGGTTATGTGCTCAAAGGAAGTGTTGTTATCCAATTAGGAAAGAGAACTTATTTTGCAAAAGCAGGCGAAGCGATTTATTTCCATGCTTCTGAGACGCATCAAATTATTAATGATTCCGATGGGCCATCGGAGTTAATTTTAACGGTAACAGAATCTTACTTGTAA
- a CDS encoding ABC transporter ATP-binding protein — protein sequence MSENVIIRFDQVTKQYDNDTVVLDHVSFEIERGKFYTLLGPSGCGKTTILRLIAGFTEASEGDIFFNGNRINHVPANKRQVNTVFQDYALFPHLNVYENVAFGLRIKKMNQADIDQKVKEALRFVNLNGYENREITEMSGGQRQRVAIARAIVNEPEVILLDEPLSALDLKLRTEMQYELRDLQKRLGITFIFVTHDQEEALAMSDEIFVLNEGKIQQSGTPTDIYDEPINRFVADFIGESNIVPGKMIRDFEVEFAGKMFECVDQGLHANEPVEIVIRPEDLEITDWNQGKIQARVVSQLFRGVHYEMLCYDEEQNEWLVHSTKKATVGDAIGLNFDPESIHVMRLGETEEEFDKRLESYDEVSHEK from the coding sequence ATGAGTGAAAATGTAATTATTCGCTTTGATCAAGTGACAAAGCAATATGACAACGATACGGTTGTTCTCGATCATGTAAGCTTTGAAATTGAGCGAGGAAAGTTCTATACGCTTCTCGGTCCTTCTGGATGCGGGAAGACGACGATTTTACGCTTAATTGCTGGTTTTACTGAGGCATCAGAAGGGGATATTTTCTTTAATGGAAATCGGATTAATCATGTTCCAGCGAATAAACGTCAAGTCAATACGGTATTTCAAGATTATGCCTTATTTCCTCATTTAAATGTGTACGAAAATGTAGCTTTTGGCTTACGCATTAAAAAAATGAACCAAGCAGATATTGATCAAAAGGTAAAAGAGGCTTTGCGCTTTGTGAACTTAAATGGATATGAGAATCGTGAAATAACGGAAATGTCAGGAGGACAGCGTCAGCGTGTAGCGATTGCACGGGCGATTGTCAATGAGCCTGAAGTGATTTTGCTAGATGAACCGTTATCTGCTCTTGATCTAAAATTGCGTACGGAAATGCAGTATGAGCTTCGTGATTTACAGAAACGGCTCGGTATTACATTTATTTTTGTGACACATGATCAAGAAGAAGCACTAGCTATGTCTGATGAGATTTTTGTTTTAAATGAAGGAAAGATTCAGCAAAGTGGGACGCCGACAGATATTTATGACGAACCGATTAACCGATTTGTGGCTGATTTTATTGGGGAGTCTAATATTGTGCCGGGTAAAATGATCCGAGATTTTGAGGTGGAGTTTGCTGGAAAGATGTTTGAGTGTGTCGATCAGGGATTACACGCAAATGAACCAGTGGAAATTGTCATTCGGCCGGAGGATTTAGAGATTACCGATTGGAACCAAGGCAAGATTCAAGCGCGAGTTGTTTCCCAGCTTTTCCGTGGGGTTCATTATGAAATGCTTTGCTATGATGAGGAACAAAATGAATGGCTGGTGCATTCAACGAAAAAAGCAACGGTCGGTGATGCGATTGGACTGAATTTTGATCCAGAATCGATTCATGTTATGCGACTCGGTGAAACAGAAGAAGAGTTTGATAAACGACTAGAATCTTATGATGAGGTCAGCCATGAGAAATAA
- a CDS encoding ABC transporter permease, with product MRNKTRSLYLFPYILWIILFVVTPILLVVYYSFLDLDGNFTFGNYEKFFTPVYLKMIASSFWYAFLITGFCLLVAYPTAYIITKSKHKQLLLLLIILPSWINLLLKAYAFIGIFGTYGAANNFLELIGIGTQQILFTDFSFIFVSVYIFIPFMILPIFNALDKMNPTLIDASRDLGASAWTAFRKVVFPLTIDGVKSGIQAVFIPALSLFMITRLIAGNRVITLGTAIEQHFLVTQDWGMGSAIAVFLIITMVVIMLMTSTRKRGTL from the coding sequence ATGAGAAATAAGACGCGTAGTTTATATTTATTTCCATATATTCTTTGGATTATCTTGTTTGTCGTTACTCCGATTCTGTTAGTCGTATACTATTCTTTCTTAGATTTAGATGGAAATTTTACTTTTGGAAATTATGAGAAGTTTTTCACCCCGGTTTATTTAAAAATGATTGCTAGTTCCTTCTGGTATGCTTTTTTAATTACGGGCTTTTGTTTGCTTGTCGCTTATCCTACTGCTTATATCATTACGAAGTCAAAGCATAAGCAACTGCTATTATTGCTTATTATTCTACCATCTTGGATTAACTTGCTGTTAAAGGCTTATGCTTTCATCGGTATTTTTGGTACTTATGGAGCGGCTAATAATTTCTTAGAATTGATCGGAATTGGAACGCAACAAATTTTGTTTACAGACTTTAGCTTTATTTTTGTGTCTGTTTACATTTTTATTCCGTTTATGATTTTGCCGATCTTTAATGCGTTAGATAAGATGAACCCAACATTAATAGATGCCTCACGTGATCTTGGAGCTTCCGCTTGGACAGCGTTTCGCAAAGTGGTATTTCCACTGACGATAGACGGAGTGAAGTCAGGGATACAAGCTGTTTTTATTCCGGCCTTGTCGCTGTTTATGATCACTCGTTTGATCGCCGGAAACCGTGTGATTACGCTCGGAACTGCGATCGAACAACATTTTCTTGTCACGCAAGACTGGGGAATGGGTTCAGCCATTGCCGTATTCTTAATTATCACAATGGTGGTTATCATGTTGATGACCAGCACGAGAAAGCGGGGGACTTTATAA
- a CDS encoding ABC transporter permease yields MKKNTAWSKAYLIFMFVVLYAPIFYLMFYSFNSGGTMNDFESFTLDWYKELFQDTRLLIIVLNTIIIALLSAAISTVIGVLGAIAIVSMKKRIVQNTLLSFNNVLIVSPDVIIGASFLILFTMLGIKLGFMSVLLSHIAFSIPIVVIMVLPKLQGMSTSLIDAARDLGASQWDVFSKVILPYISPGVFAGFFLALTYSLDDFAVTFFVTGNGFSTLSVEIYSLARRGISLNINALSTLLFLLTVILVLGYYFITQRNNRSTGWGARK; encoded by the coding sequence ATGAAGAAAAACACCGCTTGGTCAAAGGCTTATTTAATTTTTATGTTTGTCGTTCTTTATGCACCTATTTTCTACTTAATGTTCTACTCGTTTAATAGCGGTGGGACGATGAATGATTTTGAAAGCTTTACATTAGATTGGTATAAGGAATTATTTCAAGATACACGTTTGTTGATTATTGTGTTAAATACGATTATTATCGCTCTTTTATCCGCAGCTATTTCCACGGTTATCGGGGTGCTTGGAGCTATAGCGATCGTGTCTATGAAAAAGCGGATCGTTCAAAATACGTTGCTCTCATTTAATAATGTTTTAATCGTTAGTCCCGATGTTATTATCGGTGCGTCGTTTTTAATTTTATTTACGATGCTTGGTATTAAGCTTGGCTTTATGTCTGTGCTGTTATCGCATATTGCCTTTTCCATTCCGATTGTGGTCATCATGGTGTTGCCAAAGCTGCAAGGGATGAGCACATCGTTAATTGACGCGGCTCGTGATTTAGGGGCCAGTCAATGGGATGTATTTTCAAAAGTCATTTTACCGTATATTTCACCGGGAGTTTTTGCAGGTTTCTTTCTTGCCTTGACTTATTCTCTGGATGATTTCGCTGTGACGTTCTTTGTAACGGGAAATGGCTTTAGTACATTATCAGTTGAGATATATTCATTGGCTCGCCGCGGAATTTCTTTAAATATTAATGCTTTATCGACATTGTTATTCTTATTAACAGTCATTCTTGTGCTTGGCTATTACTTTATTACTCAAAGAAATAATCGATCAACTGGATGGGGGGCACGAAAATGA